A stretch of the Brevundimonas sp. MF30-B genome encodes the following:
- the putA gene encoding bifunctional proline dehydrogenase/L-glutamate gamma-semialdehyde dehydrogenase PutA — MSPSDFKPSDLAHWDQLDRHKFRDERDAVCDLLSRTPLTPEQRAAVVEDAVDLVERARKSADRQGVVESFLQEFSLGTREGLALMCLAEALLRTPDEDTRDRLIAEKIGSADWAKHLGQSDSLFVNASTWGLMLTGRLVDVDEDARRDLPGFLKRVAGRIGEPVIRQAVAAAVRMMGEQFVLGRTIGGALKRANRNGWLCSFDMLGEGARTAADAERYERIYADSIHAVGKARKDRPDMRGPQTGHGVSVKLSALSPRYEAVHEDRVWDELYPRIKRLAIIAAGYDINFCMDAEEADRLALSLKLLERLAREPELGDWKGLGLAVQAYQKRAPEVIGRLAELARSAKRRLMVRLVKGAYWDTEIKRAQVAGRPDYPVFTTKAATDLNYLVCARIMLDAAPHLYGQFATHNAVSLAAVHRMATEADVDVEFQRLHGMGEPLYEAAEEAWKGQRVVVRAYAPVGGHEELLPYLVRRLLENGANSSFVHALLDERVPASAVAFDPIAVVEAAPGPHPKIPVPQQMYGNRLNSLGRDYSQAAQRDRHALALDLIDREKINSGPIVGGVLLAGENAQDVTNPADRGSVLGHVSEASAADIDRAVELASKAQIAWDRSGGAARAAVLRAMADALEGEMDRFVALLSREAGKTLNDGVAEVREAADFCRYYAMLAETQFAGPETLTGPVGETNQLMLHGRGVFACISPWNFPLAIFTGQVAAALAAGNAVLAKPAEQTPLVAAEAVRLFHKAGLKADLLALTPGRGDTVGAKLVSHHGIDGVAFTGGTDTAWAINKSIAARPGAIIPFIAETGGLNGMFVDTTALREQVLDDVIASAFGSAGQRCSALRILYVPKDSAEELIAGLKGALAAQVVGDPSDPATDIGPVIDAESRESLERHLARLEQEAAVIARAELAPSANAGAGAGDYFAPVIAEIPTPDFLEREVFGPVLHIYRYDPDSLETVAGKLAARGFGLTLGVHSRIEAFAEEVTRLVPAGNVYVNRSITGAVVGVQPFGGEGLSGTGPKAGGPNSLIRYAAEKAITINIAAQGGDPALLNL, encoded by the coding sequence ATGTCGCCGTCGGACTTCAAGCCCTCTGACCTGGCTCACTGGGACCAGTTGGATCGGCACAAATTCCGCGACGAACGAGACGCTGTCTGCGATCTGCTGTCGCGCACGCCGCTGACCCCCGAACAGCGCGCCGCCGTGGTCGAGGATGCGGTCGATTTGGTCGAGCGCGCTCGCAAGAGCGCCGACCGCCAGGGGGTGGTTGAAAGCTTCCTGCAGGAGTTCTCGCTGGGCACCCGCGAGGGCCTGGCGCTGATGTGCCTGGCCGAGGCCCTGCTGCGCACCCCCGACGAGGACACCCGCGACCGCCTGATCGCCGAGAAGATCGGCTCGGCCGATTGGGCCAAGCATCTGGGTCAGTCCGACAGCCTGTTCGTCAACGCCTCGACCTGGGGCTTGATGCTGACCGGCCGGCTGGTGGACGTGGACGAGGACGCCAGGCGCGACCTGCCCGGCTTCCTGAAGCGCGTGGCTGGCCGCATCGGCGAGCCCGTGATCCGCCAGGCCGTGGCGGCCGCCGTTCGCATGATGGGCGAACAGTTCGTGCTTGGCCGCACCATCGGGGGCGCCCTGAAGCGGGCCAACCGCAACGGCTGGCTGTGCAGCTTCGACATGCTGGGCGAGGGCGCGCGCACCGCCGCCGACGCCGAGCGCTACGAGCGCATCTACGCCGACTCCATCCACGCGGTCGGCAAGGCCCGCAAGGACCGCCCGGACATGCGCGGTCCCCAGACGGGGCACGGCGTTTCCGTCAAGCTGTCGGCCCTGTCGCCCCGCTATGAGGCGGTGCACGAGGATCGAGTGTGGGACGAGCTGTATCCCCGCATCAAGCGGCTGGCGATCATCGCCGCAGGCTACGACATCAACTTCTGCATGGACGCCGAGGAGGCCGACCGCCTGGCCCTGTCGCTGAAGCTGCTGGAGCGGCTGGCCCGCGAGCCCGAGCTGGGCGACTGGAAAGGCCTGGGCCTGGCCGTTCAGGCCTATCAGAAGCGTGCGCCCGAGGTGATCGGACGCCTGGCCGAGCTGGCGCGGTCGGCCAAGCGCCGCCTGATGGTCCGCCTGGTGAAGGGCGCCTATTGGGACACCGAGATCAAGCGCGCCCAGGTCGCCGGCCGTCCCGACTATCCGGTCTTCACAACCAAGGCGGCGACGGATTTGAACTATCTGGTGTGCGCCCGCATCATGCTGGACGCCGCGCCCCATCTTTACGGACAGTTCGCCACCCACAACGCAGTCTCTCTGGCCGCCGTGCATCGCATGGCGACGGAGGCGGACGTCGACGTCGAGTTTCAGCGCCTTCATGGCATGGGCGAGCCTCTGTACGAAGCCGCCGAAGAGGCCTGGAAAGGCCAGCGCGTGGTCGTGCGCGCCTACGCCCCTGTCGGCGGCCATGAAGAGCTGCTGCCCTATCTGGTGCGCCGCCTGCTGGAGAACGGCGCCAACTCCTCCTTCGTGCACGCCCTGCTGGACGAGCGTGTGCCCGCCTCTGCCGTCGCCTTCGATCCCATCGCCGTGGTGGAAGCCGCGCCCGGCCCCCACCCCAAGATCCCGGTCCCTCAACAGATGTACGGAAACCGCCTGAACTCCCTCGGCCGCGACTATTCGCAGGCCGCCCAACGCGACCGCCATGCGCTCGCCCTGGATCTGATCGACCGCGAGAAGATCAACTCCGGTCCCATCGTCGGCGGCGTGCTGCTGGCTGGTGAGAATGCGCAGGACGTCACCAACCCCGCCGATCGTGGCAGCGTTCTGGGTCATGTCTCCGAGGCCTCGGCCGCCGACATCGACCGCGCGGTCGAACTGGCCTCCAAGGCGCAGATCGCCTGGGACCGCTCGGGCGGCGCGGCGCGCGCGGCCGTGCTGCGCGCCATGGCCGACGCCCTGGAAGGCGAGATGGACCGCTTCGTCGCCCTGCTCAGCCGCGAGGCGGGCAAGACGCTGAACGACGGCGTCGCCGAGGTGCGCGAGGCCGCCGACTTCTGCCGCTACTATGCGATGCTGGCCGAGACCCAGTTCGCCGGGCCTGAGACCCTGACCGGTCCGGTCGGCGAGACCAATCAGCTGATGCTGCACGGTCGCGGGGTGTTCGCCTGCATCAGCCCGTGGAACTTCCCACTGGCGATCTTCACCGGTCAGGTGGCGGCCGCGCTGGCCGCCGGCAATGCGGTGCTGGCCAAGCCGGCCGAACAGACGCCGCTGGTCGCCGCCGAGGCAGTGCGCCTTTTCCACAAGGCGGGTCTGAAGGCCGATCTGCTGGCCCTGACGCCCGGACGCGGCGACACGGTCGGCGCCAAGCTGGTCAGCCACCATGGCATCGACGGCGTCGCCTTCACCGGCGGCACCGACACGGCCTGGGCCATCAACAAGTCCATCGCGGCTCGCCCCGGCGCCATCATCCCGTTCATCGCCGAGACGGGCGGCCTGAACGGCATGTTCGTGGACACCACGGCCCTGCGCGAACAGGTGCTGGACGACGTCATCGCCTCCGCCTTCGGCTCGGCCGGCCAGCGCTGCTCGGCCCTGCGCATCCTCTATGTGCCCAAGGATTCGGCGGAGGAGCTTATCGCTGGTCTCAAGGGCGCGCTGGCGGCCCAGGTCGTGGGCGACCCATCCGACCCGGCCACCGACATCGGCCCGGTCATCGACGCTGAGTCGCGTGAGTCGCTTGAGCGTCACCTAGCCCGCCTGGAGCAGGAGGCCGCCGTCATCGCCCGCGCCGAACTGGCCCCCAGCGCCAATGCGGGGGCAGGGGCCGGCGACTATTTCGCTCCCGTCATCGCCGAGATCCCGACCCCGGACTTCCTGGAGCGCGAGGTATTCGGCCCCGTCCTGCACATCTATCGCTACGACCCCGACAGCCTGGAGACGGTGGCGGGCAAGCTGGCGGCGCGTGGCTTCGGCCTGACGCTGGGCGTGCACAGCCGCATCGAGGCCTTCGCCGAAGAGGTGACACGCCTGGTTCCGGCCGGCAACGTCTACGTCAACCGCTCGATCACCGGCGCGGTGGTCGGCGTCCAGCCGTTCGGCGGCGAGGGCCTGTCGGGCACCGGACCCAAGGCGGGCGGCCCCAACAGCCTGATCCGCTATGCGGCGGAAAAGGCCATCACCATCAACATCGCGGCCCAGGGCGGCGATCCGGCGCTGCTGAATCTCTGA
- a CDS encoding Lrp/AsnC ligand binding domain-containing protein, producing MTMQTLDAVDRRLLRVLQVEGRISNAELAKRCNLSPAACFERVRRLRERRVITGYAALIDPAMAGRGLLIFVEVLLDRTTGDVFEAFAAAVRAQPEVLECHMVAGGFDYLIKARVGDMDAYRAFLGDVLVKMPGVRETRTYAVLEEVKSTTVLPL from the coding sequence ATGACCATGCAGACTCTGGACGCCGTTGATCGCCGCCTGCTGCGGGTGCTGCAGGTGGAGGGTCGGATCTCAAACGCCGAGCTGGCCAAGCGCTGCAATCTGTCGCCTGCCGCCTGTTTCGAGCGGGTGCGGCGGCTGCGCGAGCGCCGGGTCATCACCGGCTACGCGGCCCTGATCGATCCCGCGATGGCGGGGCGCGGCCTGCTGATCTTCGTCGAGGTGCTGCTGGACCGGACCACCGGCGACGTTTTCGAGGCCTTCGCCGCCGCCGTGCGCGCCCAGCCCGAGGTGCTGGAGTGCCACATGGTCGCCGGCGGCTTCGACTATCTGATCAAGGCCCGCGTCGGCGACATGGACGCCTATCGCGCCTTTCTGGGCGACGTCCTGGTCAAGATGCCCGGCGTGCGCGAGACCCGGACCTACGCCGTGCTGGAGGAGGTGAAGTCCACGACCGTGCTGCCGCTGTGA
- a CDS encoding glycosyltransferase family 1 protein, translating to MRIVLATDAWEPQVNGVVRTLTRTVAECRAMGHEVEVIEPSQFKTIPCPTYPEIRLALGAEEEIRERLRAFEPEAVHIATEGPIGIATRRICVEWKLPFTTSYHTKFPEYVSARFPIPVQVGYAYMKWFHKPSGRLMVATPTLRDELVEHGFKNVSPWSRGVDTELFRPDLEPIYAEMGGADWPRPFFLNVGRVAVEKNIEAFLETDLPGTKIIVGDGPARTDLQAKYPEAKFLGAKFGEDLARCFADADVFVFPSWTDTFGLVILEAMGTGTPVAAYPAHGPIDIIPGSNAGAIDDDLKTACLEALKCDRADVRAYAEKFSWRASAEQFVENLQPYPEPERGRFWRRLRRIARLRRKAAA from the coding sequence ATGCGTATCGTCTTGGCCACCGACGCCTGGGAGCCCCAGGTCAACGGCGTCGTCCGCACCCTGACCCGCACCGTGGCCGAGTGCCGCGCCATGGGTCATGAGGTCGAGGTCATCGAACCCAGCCAGTTCAAGACCATCCCCTGCCCCACCTATCCGGAAATCCGCCTGGCCCTGGGCGCCGAGGAGGAAATCCGCGAGCGGCTGCGCGCCTTCGAGCCCGAGGCGGTGCACATCGCCACCGAAGGCCCCATCGGCATCGCCACACGGCGCATCTGCGTGGAGTGGAAGCTGCCGTTCACGACCAGCTATCACACCAAGTTCCCCGAATATGTCTCGGCCAGGTTCCCGATCCCGGTGCAGGTCGGCTACGCCTATATGAAGTGGTTCCACAAGCCGTCCGGCCGGCTGATGGTGGCGACCCCGACGCTACGCGACGAGCTGGTCGAGCATGGCTTCAAGAACGTCTCGCCCTGGTCGCGCGGGGTGGACACCGAACTGTTCCGCCCGGACCTGGAGCCCATATACGCCGAGATGGGCGGAGCAGACTGGCCGCGCCCGTTCTTCCTGAACGTCGGCCGGGTGGCGGTCGAAAAGAACATCGAGGCCTTCCTCGAAACCGACCTGCCGGGCACCAAGATCATCGTCGGGGACGGCCCGGCGCGCACCGATCTTCAGGCCAAATATCCCGAGGCCAAGTTCCTGGGCGCCAAGTTCGGCGAGGATCTGGCGCGGTGCTTCGCCGACGCCGACGTCTTCGTCTTCCCCAGCTGGACCGACACCTTTGGCCTGGTGATTCTGGAGGCCATGGGCACGGGCACGCCGGTCGCCGCCTATCCCGCTCACGGGCCCATCGACATCATCCCGGGCTCGAACGCCGGCGCCATCGACGACGACCTGAAGACCGCCTGTCTGGAAGCGCTGAAGTGCGACCGGGCGGACGTTCGCGCCTATGCGGAGAAGTTCAGCTGGCGCGCCTCGGCCGAACAGTTCGTGGAGAATCTTCAGCCCTATCCCGAGCCCGAGCGTGGCCGCTTCTGGCGGCGGCTGCGGCGGATCGCGCGGCTGAGACGCAAGGCGGCGGCGTAA
- the recQ gene encoding DNA helicase RecQ: MPDDSRPHDPLAPAREVLTRVWGHADFRGLQAKVVNEALAGRDVMAVLPTGGGKSVCYQIPAMLRPGVGLVVSPLIALMTDQVEALKQQGVAAARLDSGVSMDDRSAIWRAARAGELDLLYVSPEGLAQPHMIDRLHDIDLSLIAIDEAHCVSQWGHDFRPDYRTLGRLAELFPGVPRIAVTATADARTREDIVASLRLGEARVFVDSFARPNLQLAAERKESASRAKTDQKVIDLVCARAGRSGVVYCGSRDGCERVAQALRDAGTNAIAYHAGMDARERDRRLERFLAEDGAVMVATIAFGMGVDKPDVRFVVHADPPGSLEAYWQEIGRAGRDGEPAEGITLYGPSDIAWSLRRMEGRAMAEEIKAVQTRKVRQLFAMLDGAACRPQAVRRYFGETDAEPCGVCDICGDPPRTYDALVPAQKALAAVQRLGERFGRGRVVDHLTGRTKDVQQWETALSTWSIGADLSITAWRDVIDHLMFEGLLVEDPNEGKPLIRLGDAEAVRAVYRGETPVRVREPVIRSAVERPRRNAGRNLAVEALDTDVRTRFDMLRAWRRDRAAEQHVPPYVIFQDKTLVEIAIAEPRSLDALARISGVGAGKLDRYGKGVLDVLTSGQ; this comes from the coding sequence ATGCCTGACGACTCACGCCCGCACGACCCGCTCGCCCCTGCGCGAGAGGTGCTGACGCGCGTCTGGGGCCATGCGGACTTTCGCGGCCTCCAGGCCAAGGTGGTAAACGAGGCCCTGGCCGGGCGCGACGTCATGGCCGTGCTGCCGACCGGCGGCGGCAAGTCGGTCTGCTATCAGATCCCGGCCATGCTGCGCCCCGGCGTCGGCCTGGTGGTGTCGCCGCTGATCGCCCTGATGACCGACCAGGTGGAAGCGCTGAAACAGCAAGGCGTGGCCGCCGCCCGGCTGGATTCCGGCGTGTCGATGGACGACCGCTCGGCCATCTGGCGCGCCGCGCGAGCGGGCGAGCTGGACCTGCTTTACGTCTCGCCCGAAGGCCTGGCCCAGCCGCACATGATCGACCGGCTGCACGACATCGACCTGTCGCTGATCGCCATCGACGAGGCGCACTGCGTCTCGCAATGGGGCCACGACTTCCGTCCCGACTATCGCACCCTGGGCCGGCTGGCCGAGCTGTTCCCCGGCGTGCCGCGCATCGCCGTGACCGCGACCGCCGACGCCCGCACGCGCGAGGACATCGTCGCCTCCCTGAGGCTGGGCGAGGCCCGCGTCTTCGTCGACAGCTTCGCGCGTCCGAACCTGCAGCTGGCGGCCGAGCGCAAGGAGAGCGCCTCGCGCGCCAAGACCGATCAGAAGGTCATCGACCTGGTATGCGCCCGCGCTGGCCGGTCGGGCGTCGTCTATTGCGGCAGCCGCGACGGCTGCGAACGCGTGGCCCAGGCGCTGCGGGACGCCGGGACCAACGCCATCGCCTATCACGCCGGCATGGATGCTAGAGAACGCGACCGGCGGCTGGAGCGCTTCCTGGCCGAGGACGGGGCGGTGATGGTGGCGACCATCGCCTTCGGCATGGGGGTCGACAAGCCGGACGTGCGCTTTGTCGTCCACGCCGATCCGCCGGGCAGCCTGGAGGCCTATTGGCAGGAGATCGGCCGTGCGGGCCGCGACGGCGAGCCGGCCGAGGGCATCACCCTTTATGGCCCCTCCGACATCGCCTGGAGCCTGCGCCGCATGGAAGGCCGGGCCATGGCCGAAGAGATCAAGGCGGTGCAGACCCGCAAGGTGCGCCAGCTGTTCGCCATGCTGGACGGCGCGGCCTGTCGTCCTCAGGCGGTGCGGCGCTACTTTGGCGAGACGGACGCCGAACCGTGCGGCGTGTGCGACATCTGCGGCGACCCGCCCCGCACCTATGACGCCCTGGTCCCGGCCCAGAAGGCGCTGGCGGCGGTGCAGCGGCTGGGCGAGCGGTTCGGACGCGGCCGGGTGGTCGATCACCTGACAGGCCGCACCAAGGACGTTCAGCAGTGGGAGACGGCCCTTTCGACCTGGTCCATCGGCGCGGACCTGTCGATCACGGCCTGGCGCGACGTCATCGACCACCTGATGTTTGAGGGCCTGCTGGTCGAGGATCCCAACGAGGGCAAGCCGCTGATCCGCCTGGGCGACGCCGAGGCGGTGCGCGCCGTCTATCGCGGCGAGACGCCGGTGCGGGTGCGCGAACCCGTGATCCGCTCGGCGGTCGAGCGCCCCCGCCGCAACGCCGGCCGCAACCTGGCGGTCGAGGCGCTGGATACGGACGTGCGCACCCGCTTCGACATGCTGCGCGCCTGGCGCCGCGACCGGGCGGCCGAACAGCACGTGCCGCCCTATGTCATCTTCCAGGACAAGACACTGGTCGAAATCGCCATCGCCGAACCCCGCAGCCTGGACGCCCTGGCCCGCATCTCCGGCGTCGGCGCCGGCAAGCTGGACCGCTACGGCAAGGGCGTGCTGGATGTGCTGACGTCCGGCCAGTAG
- the mutM gene encoding bifunctional DNA-formamidopyrimidine glycosylase/DNA-(apurinic or apyrimidinic site) lyase, with product MPELPEVETVRRGLEPVLAGARLTRVRINRPDLRFPFPERFVERLEGATVERIERRAKYLLMPLSTGETWVTHLGMTGRFTLDGTQLGEFEEPAPIAGKHEHFSACATRDGATTRIGFADARRFGFMGLIATEAVEAHPWFAALGPEPLGNGFSGAHLAEAFKGKSQNIKVSLLDQRTVAGLGNIYVCEALYRARISPLVAAGKITRPRLERLAVEVVAVLRDAIEAGGSTLRDFANADGGQGYFQHRFDVYGREGEPCRGDGCTGVVKRIVQGGRSTFYCPSCQKR from the coding sequence ATGCCTGAACTGCCCGAAGTCGAGACCGTGCGCCGGGGGCTGGAGCCCGTGTTGGCCGGCGCGCGGCTGACGCGGGTGCGGATCAATCGGCCCGACCTGCGGTTTCCGTTTCCCGAACGGTTCGTCGAACGGCTGGAGGGGGCGACGGTCGAGCGGATCGAGCGTCGGGCCAAATATCTGCTGATGCCCCTGTCGACCGGCGAGACCTGGGTCACCCACCTGGGCATGACCGGCCGCTTCACCCTAGACGGGACTCAGCTGGGCGAGTTCGAGGAGCCCGCGCCCATCGCCGGCAAACATGAGCATTTCAGCGCCTGCGCCACGCGCGACGGCGCGACCACGCGGATCGGTTTCGCCGACGCCCGGCGGTTCGGCTTCATGGGCCTGATCGCGACAGAGGCCGTGGAGGCCCATCCCTGGTTCGCCGCCCTGGGCCCCGAGCCGCTGGGCAACGGCTTTTCGGGCGCGCATCTGGCCGAGGCGTTCAAGGGCAAGAGCCAGAACATCAAGGTCAGCCTGCTGGATCAGCGCACCGTGGCGGGGCTGGGCAACATCTACGTCTGCGAGGCCCTGTATCGCGCACGCATTTCGCCTCTGGTCGCGGCCGGCAAGATCACGCGTCCCAGGCTGGAGCGGCTGGCGGTGGAGGTGGTGGCGGTGCTGCGCGACGCCATCGAGGCGGGCGGCTCGACCCTGCGCGACTTCGCTAACGCCGACGGCGGCCAGGGCTATTTCCAGCATCGCTTCGACGTCTATGGCCGCGAGGGCGAGCCGTGTCGGGGAGACGGCTGCACGGGCGTGGTCAAGCGCATCGTCCAGGGCGGTCGCTCGACCTTCTACTGCCCCAGCTGCCAGAAGCGCTGA
- a CDS encoding NAD(P)/FAD-dependent oxidoreductase: MQTADVAIVGAGPAGLTAALYLARYHRRVAVLHDGTSRALRGPMAHNVPGFPDGIAGRALVNLMQRQATEVGAEIFEARIDDISRGPDGFILTAAQDSWTARAVIVATGVDMNEVDLPAEVHQRAIADGVLRYCPICDGYEGTDRVMGVIGCDSNGAAEALFLRQFTSNVTLMPLNWSELTADETAQLKAAGVRVLQGALDRLEPHPDRVVVHLEGGQVVTVDTLYPALGLRPRSELAVRLGAPQGQGDCLAPESPFGAGVEGLWAAGDVVEGLDQITVAMGHGAIAATKAHNWLREQEGHTLRT, encoded by the coding sequence ATGCAGACTGCGGATGTGGCGATTGTGGGCGCGGGGCCGGCGGGGCTGACGGCGGCGCTGTATCTGGCGCGCTATCACCGGCGGGTGGCGGTGCTGCACGACGGGACCAGTCGCGCGCTGCGCGGACCCATGGCTCACAATGTGCCGGGCTTTCCTGACGGCATCGCCGGCCGCGCCCTGGTCAATCTGATGCAGCGTCAGGCGACCGAGGTCGGCGCCGAGATCTTCGAGGCGCGCATTGACGACATCTCGCGCGGCCCCGACGGCTTCATCCTAACCGCTGCCCAGGACTCCTGGACGGCGCGGGCGGTGATCGTGGCGACTGGGGTGGACATGAACGAGGTCGATCTGCCGGCCGAGGTGCACCAGCGCGCCATCGCCGACGGCGTCCTGCGATACTGTCCCATCTGCGACGGCTATGAGGGCACCGACCGCGTCATGGGCGTCATCGGCTGCGACAGCAACGGCGCGGCCGAGGCGCTTTTCCTGCGTCAGTTCACCTCGAACGTGACGCTGATGCCGCTGAACTGGTCGGAGCTGACCGCCGATGAAACGGCCCAGCTGAAGGCCGCCGGCGTCCGGGTGTTGCAGGGCGCGCTGGATCGACTGGAGCCTCACCCCGACCGCGTGGTGGTGCACCTGGAAGGCGGGCAGGTGGTCACGGTCGACACCCTGTATCCCGCCCTGGGTCTGCGGCCGCGCAGCGAGCTCGCCGTGCGCCTGGGCGCGCCGCAGGGGCAGGGCGATTGCCTGGCGCCCGAGAGCCCGTTCGGCGCGGGCGTGGAGGGTCTGTGGGCGGCCGGCGACGTGGTCGAGGGGCTGGATCAGATCACCGTCGCCATGGGCCACGGCGCCATCGCGGCGACCAAGGCGCACAACTGGCTGCGCGAACAGGAAGGCCACACCTTGAGGACGTGA
- a CDS encoding enoyl-CoA hydratase-related protein, with the protein MADTYDNLLIERHADGYAVVTLNRPEALNALNSALFKDLADFLDAVEHDDAVRCLILTGSGEKAFAAGADIKEMADQTYAQMYTGNYFALGHDRITRFRKPIIAAVNGFALGGGCELAMLCDFIIASEKAKFGQPEINLGVAPGIGGSQRLTRLVGKSKAMDMVLTARMMDAQEAERAGLASRVFPHDVLLDEARTIAARIAAQSPLAVMANKEMVNAALETTLTQGVQFERRLFHSLFAFEDQKEGMAAFVEKRKPGFKGR; encoded by the coding sequence ATGGCCGACACTTATGACAACCTGCTGATCGAGCGTCACGCCGACGGCTATGCGGTGGTCACGCTGAACCGGCCCGAGGCGCTGAATGCGCTGAACTCGGCCCTGTTCAAGGATCTGGCGGACTTCCTGGACGCGGTGGAGCACGACGACGCGGTGCGCTGCCTGATCCTGACCGGCTCGGGCGAGAAGGCCTTCGCCGCCGGCGCCGACATCAAGGAGATGGCGGACCAGACCTATGCCCAGATGTACACGGGCAACTATTTCGCCCTGGGCCACGACCGGATCACCCGGTTCAGGAAGCCGATCATCGCCGCCGTCAACGGCTTTGCGCTGGGCGGCGGCTGCGAGCTGGCCATGCTGTGCGACTTCATCATCGCCAGCGAAAAGGCGAAGTTCGGCCAGCCCGAGATCAACCTGGGCGTCGCGCCCGGCATCGGCGGCTCGCAGCGCCTGACCCGGCTGGTGGGCAAGTCCAAAGCCATGGACATGGTCCTGACCGCCCGCATGATGGACGCTCAGGAAGCCGAGCGCGCCGGCCTGGCCAGCCGCGTCTTCCCCCACGACGTCCTGCTGGACGAAGCCCGCACGATCGCCGCCCGCATCGCGGCCCAAAGCCCCCTGGCCGTCATGGCCAACAAGGAGATGGTCAACGCCGCCCTAGAGACGACCCTGACCCAGGGCGTCCAGTTCGAACGCCGCCTGTTCCACTCCCTTTTCGCCTTCGAGGACCAGAAGGAAGGCATGGCCGCCTTCGTGGAGAAGCGGAAGCCGGGGTTCAAGGGGCGGTAA
- a CDS encoding GTP-binding protein, which produces MSDKIPVTVLTGYLGAGKTTLLNRILTEDHGKRYAVIVNEFGEIGIDNDLVVGADEDVFEMNNGCVCCTVRGDLIRVVSGLMKRQRPGKPAFDAIIVETTGLADPGPVAQTFFVDDDVKAKTVLDSVTALVDAKHVMARLDDSKEAREQVAFADRIILNKVDLASEAELAQVEARLRALNPLAPITRAERSNVPLDQVLGLGAFDLARILEVKPEFANPPHGEAGHVHDEHCGHDHDHDHHEHDHDHDHDHDHDHDHDHDHDHGHGARGHAHQDDIKGISLSLDRPIDGQKFTAWLDRLLGEQGQNILRAKGIIDVKGEDRRLVFQAVHMILEGDLQREWGPDERRWSRAVFIGRDLDEKALRAGFEACAA; this is translated from the coding sequence ATGAGTGATAAGATCCCCGTGACCGTGCTGACCGGCTACCTCGGCGCCGGCAAGACCACCCTTTTGAACCGCATCCTCACCGAGGATCACGGCAAGCGCTACGCCGTCATCGTCAACGAGTTCGGCGAGATCGGCATCGACAACGACCTGGTCGTCGGCGCCGACGAGGACGTGTTCGAGATGAATAACGGCTGCGTCTGCTGCACGGTGCGCGGCGACCTGATCCGCGTGGTCTCGGGGCTGATGAAGCGCCAGCGGCCCGGCAAGCCGGCGTTTGACGCCATCATCGTGGAGACCACGGGCCTGGCGGATCCCGGCCCGGTCGCCCAGACCTTCTTCGTCGACGACGATGTGAAGGCCAAGACCGTGCTGGACAGCGTCACCGCCCTGGTCGACGCCAAACACGTCATGGCGCGCCTGGACGACTCCAAAGAGGCGCGCGAGCAGGTCGCCTTCGCCGACCGCATCATTCTGAACAAGGTGGACCTGGCCTCCGAGGCCGAGCTGGCCCAGGTCGAGGCCCGCTTGCGCGCGTTGAACCCGCTGGCCCCCATCACCCGCGCCGAACGCTCCAACGTGCCGCTGGATCAGGTGCTGGGCCTGGGCGCCTTCGACCTGGCCCGCATCCTGGAGGTCAAGCCCGAGTTCGCCAATCCGCCGCACGGCGAGGCCGGCCATGTGCACGACGAGCACTGCGGCCACGACCACGACCACGACCATCATGAGCACGACCACGACCACGATCACGACCACGACCACGATCACGACCACGACCACGATCACGACCACGGCCACGGCGCGCGCGGCCACGCGCACCAGGACGACATCAAAGGCATATCCCTTTCGCTGGACCGGCCCATCGACGGCCAGAAGTTCACTGCCTGGCTTGACCGCCTGCTGGGCGAGCAGGGCCAGAACATCCTGCGCGCCAAGGGCATCATCGACGTGAAGGGCGAGGACCGCCGCCTGGTCTTCCAGGCCGTCCACATGATCCTGGAAGGCGACCTGCAACGCGAATGGGGCCCCGACGAACGCCGCTGGAGCCGCGCCGTCTTCATCGGCCGCGACCTGGATGAGAAGGCGCTGAGGGCGGGCTTCGAGGCCTGCGCGGCCTAG